In Cedecea neteri, a single genomic region encodes these proteins:
- a CDS encoding YnfC family lipoprotein: MTLTRAALLAIPLLFCSFSYAQTARNPVIANLATMFDFNAPAGNVREMHTVMKHPSGEINYENRLSVDRDGCVSSLDIRDSAQKMVLQLHREGNSLLGTQNGKPLFLRLDEKCLVKKRKDELGEVKYAYWPGGLLKDIFFMPGGQRIAHHEYDANGLPRQVDFYLNDKVASQTKVIYEDAERRPFDYKLVTETMRTPFLTAESHCRYDEHLSPIACDITLVTGIGKTQQTQRQQVTTEVSYY; this comes from the coding sequence ATGACGTTAACAAGAGCCGCACTGCTGGCTATTCCGCTCCTTTTCTGTTCTTTCTCTTATGCTCAGACGGCAAGAAATCCGGTTATCGCCAACCTGGCGACGATGTTTGATTTCAATGCGCCGGCTGGCAACGTGCGCGAAATGCATACCGTGATGAAGCATCCTTCTGGCGAAATAAATTATGAAAACCGGCTGAGCGTGGACCGCGATGGATGCGTTTCCAGCCTCGATATAAGAGACTCGGCGCAAAAAATGGTGCTGCAGCTTCACCGCGAAGGTAACTCGCTGCTGGGGACTCAAAACGGCAAACCGTTATTCCTCAGGCTCGATGAAAAATGTCTGGTGAAAAAGAGGAAAGATGAGTTGGGGGAAGTGAAATATGCCTACTGGCCTGGCGGGCTGCTGAAGGATATTTTTTTCATGCCGGGCGGGCAGCGTATCGCTCATCATGAATACGACGCTAACGGTCTCCCTCGTCAGGTCGATTTTTACCTGAATGACAAAGTAGCTTCGCAAACCAAAGTCATCTACGAGGACGCGGAGCGCCGCCCGTTTGACTACAAACTGGTGACTGAAACGATGAGAACGCCGTTTCTGACGGCAGAAAGCCACTGCCGTTACGACGAACACTTATCGCCCATCGCCTGCGACATCACGCTGGTGACCGGCATCGGAAAAACGCAGCAAACTCAGCGGCAGCAGGTGACGACGGAAGTCAGCTATTACTGA
- a CDS encoding GhoT/OrtT family toxin, which translates to MTLYQHMLVFYAVMALICAGITWLLAKDSKRIKLLCSVLIGATWPMSFPVALLFSLF; encoded by the coding sequence ATGACGCTTTATCAACACATGCTGGTTTTTTACGCCGTAATGGCGTTAATCTGCGCCGGGATCACCTGGCTGCTCGCCAAAGACTCCAAACGCATTAAGCTCCTTTGCTCGGTGCTGATTGGCGCCACCTGGCCGATGAGTTTCCCGGTCGCGCTGCTGTTCTCCCTGTTCTAA
- a CDS encoding dipeptide ABC transporter ATP-binding protein gives MTVQNPLLTVNSLCISTLEGKPLVKDASFSVARREIVALVGESGSGKTLTSLAVMGLLPGAVRQTGGDVTFDGQVVSAQGKAYPRELRGQQIATIFQEPMSSMNPVLKVGEQIAEVLVRHQKLSWKQAHREAVALLDRVGIVNPEQRAKQYIHQLSGGMRQRVMIASAISCKPALLIADEPTTALDVTIQAQILALLQELQQEMAMGILFITHDLSVVARYADRACVLYQGNIVEQGDVPTLLTAPQADYTRRLIAASQPEPQPTRRKDITRSPLVQLSQLTKSYPQAHALPFFPASRQTVLKPTSLEIERGEIVGLIGESGSGKTTLGRAAIGLIPADSGTIIFDGLDVRRASREQQQGMRRRAQIIFQDPYASLDPKMPVGEQIAEPLRVHKLRPVGEVQSRVRELLELVGLDASAANRLPSAFSGGQRQRIAIARALALEPELLVADEAVSALDLSVRGQILALLADLRDRLGLTVLFISHDLGAVRQACDRVVVLYRGEIVETGATKQVLDKPQHEYTRQLIAAAPDIQQALKLRKAG, from the coding sequence ATGACCGTTCAAAATCCGCTGTTAACCGTTAATTCGCTTTGCATCAGTACACTGGAAGGCAAACCTCTGGTGAAGGACGCTTCATTCAGCGTTGCACGCAGGGAGATTGTTGCGCTGGTAGGCGAATCAGGCTCAGGGAAAACCTTAACCTCTCTGGCTGTGATGGGGCTACTTCCGGGTGCCGTGCGGCAAACGGGCGGTGACGTGACGTTTGACGGGCAGGTTGTTTCGGCACAGGGAAAAGCTTATCCGCGCGAGCTTCGCGGGCAGCAAATCGCCACGATTTTTCAGGAGCCGATGAGCAGCATGAACCCGGTGCTGAAAGTGGGGGAACAAATCGCGGAAGTGCTGGTTCGCCACCAAAAACTCAGCTGGAAGCAGGCACACCGTGAGGCGGTCGCGCTGCTGGACAGGGTCGGGATTGTGAACCCGGAGCAGCGGGCAAAACAGTATATTCACCAGCTTTCCGGCGGCATGCGTCAGCGCGTGATGATTGCCAGCGCCATTAGCTGCAAACCCGCGCTGCTGATTGCCGACGAACCCACCACCGCGCTGGACGTCACTATTCAGGCTCAAATCCTTGCTTTGCTACAGGAACTGCAGCAGGAAATGGCGATGGGCATTCTGTTTATTACCCACGACTTAAGCGTGGTCGCCCGCTATGCAGACCGTGCCTGCGTGCTGTATCAGGGCAACATTGTTGAGCAGGGCGATGTGCCAACGCTGCTGACCGCGCCGCAGGCCGACTACACCCGTCGGCTCATTGCCGCTTCTCAGCCGGAGCCCCAGCCCACCCGGCGCAAAGACATTACCCGTTCGCCGCTGGTGCAGCTGTCGCAGCTCACCAAAAGCTATCCGCAGGCGCATGCGCTGCCGTTTTTCCCGGCCAGTCGCCAGACCGTGCTTAAGCCAACCAGTCTCGAAATTGAGCGAGGCGAGATCGTCGGGCTAATCGGCGAGTCCGGCTCGGGCAAAACGACGCTCGGCAGGGCGGCCATTGGCTTAATTCCGGCCGACAGCGGCACCATTATTTTTGATGGTCTGGACGTTCGCCGCGCCAGCCGTGAGCAGCAGCAGGGGATGCGCCGTCGGGCGCAGATTATTTTCCAGGATCCCTACGCCAGTCTGGATCCCAAAATGCCGGTGGGTGAGCAAATTGCCGAACCGCTGCGGGTGCATAAATTGAGGCCGGTGGGGGAAGTTCAAAGCCGCGTCCGCGAATTGCTGGAGCTGGTTGGCCTGGATGCCTCGGCAGCAAATCGTCTACCGTCGGCGTTCTCCGGCGGGCAGCGTCAGCGCATTGCCATTGCCCGCGCGCTGGCGCTTGAACCCGAACTGCTGGTGGCCGACGAAGCCGTTTCAGCGCTCGATCTCTCCGTGCGGGGGCAGATCCTCGCCTTGCTCGCCGATCTGCGTGACCGCCTGGGGCTGACCGTGCTGTTTATCAGCCACGACCTTGGCGCCGTGCGTCAGGCGTGCGACAGAGTGGTGGTGCTTTATCGCGGTGAAATTGTGGAGACCGGTGCCACAAAACAGGTGCTGGACAAGCCACAGCATGAATATACCCGGCAGCTGATTGCCGCCGCGCCGGATATTCAGCAGGCGCTGAAGCTGCGGAAGGCGGGGTGA